From the genome of Camelus dromedarius isolate mCamDro1 chromosome 19, mCamDro1.pat, whole genome shotgun sequence, one region includes:
- the GMNN gene encoding geminin — protein MNPSMKQKQEGIQENVKSSPVPRRTLKMIQPSAAGSLVGRENELVKGLPKRKHWNDQLISKTSSSGVVTVPEHSENKDLGGVTQEAFDLMITENPSSHYWKEVAEKRRKALYEALKENEKLHKEIEQKDNEIARLKKENKELAEVAEHVQYMAEVIERLSNEPLDNFESPDSQEFESEEETGEDLEVEDSEVGACAEEVVSSSTDAEPCT, from the exons ATGAATCCCAGTATGAAGCAGAAACAAGAAGGAATCCAAGAGAATGTCAAG AGTAGTCCTGTTCCAAGAAGAACTCTGAAGATGATTCAGCCTTCTGCGGCTGGGTCTCTTGTTGGAAGAGAAAATGAG TTGGTTAAAGGCTTGCCCAAAAGAAAACATTGGAACGATCAGTTAATATCTAAGACTTCCAGCTCTGGAGTTGTTACTGTCCCAGAACATAGTGAAAATAAAGATCTTGGAGGAGTCACTCAAGAAGCATTTGATCTTATGATTACAG aaaatccaTCTTCTCATTATTGGAAAGAAGTGGCAGAAAAACGGAGGAAGGCTCTCTATGAAGCActtaaggaaaatgagaaa CTTCATAAAGAAATTGAACAAAAGGACAATGAAATTGCCCGCctgaaaaaagagaataaagaattgGCAGAAGTAGCAGAGCATGTCCAGTACATGGCCGAGGTCATAGAG AGACTGAGTAATGAACCTCTGGATAACTTTGAATCACCGGATAGTCAGGAATTTGAATCTGAAGAGGAAACTGGTGAGGATTTGGAAGTAGAAGACTCAGAAGTTGGTGCTTGTGCTGAAGAAGTTGTCTCTTCCTCTACAGATGCAGAACCCTGTACATGA
- the ARMH2 gene encoding armadillo-like helical domain-containing protein 2 produces MAKSQAYYVQFWTQIYRHFVRLYHHLQQCWSVTIKGFFTKKEEKHIPPAESIFHKEKIVVLGNMLKDQSLAIEKRAQAAYKIGLLAFTGGPTAGNFAAEYMQDVAHLLQNYEMAPKVKILLLQSVACWCYLNPVNQRKAKHLQFLPILVGLFDKKCEPSTESELNSNLLVQFWSCYVLSIITCNNLACMKELKDYTSLKYHLQMLASKNWSGWPENFAEVLYFLIGFHRN; encoded by the exons ATGGCTAAGAGCCAGGCTTATTATGTGCAGTTTTGGACTCAGATTTATCGACATTTTGTGCGGCTGTATCACCACCTCCAGCAATGCTGGAGTGTCACCATTAAGGGCTTTTTCactaagaaggaagaaaaacacatcCCTCCAGCTGAGAgcatttttcacaaagaaaaaattgtGGTGCTTGGCAATATGCTGAAGGATCAATCTCTCGCCATTGAAAAGAGAGCTCAAGCTGCCTATAAAATCGGACTGTTGGCCTTTACAG GAGGACCAACTGCTGGAAATTTTGCAGCTGAGTATATGCAAGATGTAGCTCACTTGTTGCAGAATTACGAGATGGCACCAAAAGTAAAGATCCTGCTTCTCCAGAGTGTGGCGTGTTGGTGCTACTTAAACCCTGTCAACCAGAGAAAAGCCAAACACCTGCAGTTCCTTCCTATTCTCGTTGGTCTTTTTGATAAAAAATGTGAGCCTAGCACAGAAAGTGAACTAAACAGCAACCTCCTGGTTCAGTTTTGGAGTTGCTATGTTCTCTCAATTATCACCTGCAATAACTTGGCTTGTATGAAGGAGCTTAAAGACTACACTTCTCTAAAATATCACTTACAAATGTTGGCCAGTAAGAACTGGTCTGGATGGCCTGAGAATTTTGCAGAGGTGCTGTATTTCCTAATTGGTTTTCATAGGAATTAA